A genomic segment from Luteolibacter ambystomatis encodes:
- the rtcR gene encoding RNA repair transcriptional activator RtcR, which produces MKRVAIGILGTKLDHGFWEDRWESWRPTISLFQHEELLFDRFELLAEKSFSKLSGRVLEDVRQISPETEARLHEVSFGRDPWDLESVYAALHDWARSYPFDPEHEDYYIHITTGTHIAQISLFLLNEAGTLPGKLIQTSPPVGRSNRKPALPGYAVIDLDLSKYDKLSTRFAEEQAEAADFLKSGIATRNPAFNRMIDRIEQVALRSKAPILLHGATGAGKSQLARRLHELKKQRGGLKGPFVEINCATLQGDTAASALFGHVRGSFTGAQRDRPGLLREADGGMLFLDEIGELGLDEQAMLLRALEDKTFLPVGSDRPATSDFLLIAGTNRDLRCEVAQGRFREDLLARINLWTFTLPSLAQRREDIAPNLDYELRRFAGSHGREASFNKEARQRFLTFAEAVDTPWSGNFRDLNAAVTRMATLAPRGRIRVEEVEEEVERLRESWHRPGAGSAMEGADLEALLGDGLDDIDPFDQVQLAHVVAVCRRSKTLSEAGRELFAVSRKKRAVTNDADRLKKYLAKFGLTFEALK; this is translated from the coding sequence ATGAAGCGCGTGGCGATTGGAATCCTTGGCACCAAGCTGGACCACGGCTTCTGGGAAGACCGTTGGGAGAGCTGGCGGCCCACCATTTCCCTGTTCCAGCATGAGGAGTTGCTGTTCGACCGCTTCGAATTGCTGGCGGAAAAAAGCTTCTCCAAGCTGTCCGGTCGCGTGCTGGAGGACGTGCGGCAGATTTCTCCGGAAACGGAGGCGCGGCTCCATGAGGTGAGCTTCGGCCGTGATCCCTGGGACCTGGAGTCGGTGTACGCCGCGCTGCACGACTGGGCGCGGTCCTATCCCTTCGATCCGGAGCATGAGGACTACTACATCCACATCACCACCGGCACCCACATCGCGCAGATCTCGTTGTTCCTGCTGAACGAAGCGGGGACGCTGCCGGGCAAGCTGATCCAGACCTCGCCACCGGTGGGCCGCAGCAATCGCAAGCCCGCATTGCCCGGTTATGCGGTGATCGATCTGGACCTGTCCAAGTACGACAAGCTTAGTACCCGCTTCGCCGAAGAGCAGGCCGAGGCCGCGGATTTCCTCAAGAGCGGCATCGCGACACGCAATCCGGCGTTCAACCGCATGATCGACCGCATCGAGCAGGTGGCCCTGCGCTCGAAGGCGCCGATCCTGCTGCATGGCGCGACCGGCGCGGGCAAGTCCCAGCTCGCCCGGCGGCTGCACGAGCTGAAGAAACAACGCGGCGGCCTGAAGGGTCCCTTCGTGGAAATCAACTGCGCCACGCTCCAGGGCGATACCGCGGCCTCCGCGCTCTTCGGCCACGTGCGCGGGTCCTTCACCGGTGCCCAGCGCGACCGGCCGGGGCTGCTGCGGGAAGCCGATGGGGGCATGTTGTTCCTCGATGAAATCGGCGAGCTGGGTCTCGACGAGCAGGCGATGCTGCTGCGCGCGCTGGAGGACAAGACCTTCCTGCCGGTGGGTTCCGATCGCCCGGCGACGAGCGACTTCCTCCTGATCGCGGGCACCAACCGCGATCTCCGCTGCGAGGTGGCACAGGGCCGTTTCCGCGAGGACCTGCTGGCGCGCATCAACCTGTGGACCTTCACACTGCCCTCGCTGGCGCAGCGGCGCGAGGACATCGCGCCGAACCTGGACTACGAGCTGCGGCGGTTCGCGGGCTCGCACGGGCGCGAGGCGAGTTTCAACAAGGAGGCGCGGCAGCGTTTTCTCACGTTTGCGGAAGCGGTGGACACACCGTGGTCCGGGAACTTCCGCGATCTCAATGCCGCGGTCACGCGGATGGCCACGCTGGCTCCGCGCGGGCGCATCCGGGTGGAGGAGGTGGAGGAGGAGGTCGAACGGCTGCGCGAAAGCTGGCACCGGCCAGGCGCGGGCAGCGCGATGGAAGGCGCGGATCTGGAAGCGTTGCTAGGAGATGGATTGGACGACATCGATCCCTTCGACCAAGTGCAACTCGCGCACGTGGTGGCGGTGTGCAGAAGGTCTAAGACGCTTTCGGAGGCGGGACGGGAGCTGTTCGCGGTTTCGCGGAAGAAGCGTGCGGTGACGAACGATGCGGACCGGCTGAAGAAGTATCTCGCGAAGTTCGGGCTGACTTTTGAGGCGTTGAAGTAG
- a CDS encoding vWA domain-containing protein, whose product MANRTLFQTLRGAFVPRTDAINDAAAPAYARTPQATLAQLAATGSLNRTFYASAETQLDRVLEAAQQVDTDFLARTALYARRRAFMKDMPALLCAVLATRDLDRLIEIFPQVIDNGRMLRTFVQILRSGVTGRKSLGSAPKRLVRQWLERASERQLIDASIGNAPSLADIVKMVHPRPTDPAREAFYAWLIGKPWNPDVLPAALRAFEDWKRDRAGEIPDVPFQMLTAQDLGEKEWAAIARKASWQTTRMNLNTFLRHGLAKNPELIRLIAKRLADPDAVRRARAFPYQLLVAFMNAAAEMPHAIKEALQDAMETALANVPDIAGRVVVCADVSGSMQCSVTGYQRGASSKVRCVDVAGLIAAAFLRKNRDARVLPFECDVVKLKLNPRDSVMTNAAKLAKIGGGGTNCSAPLQLLNSEKAQADLVIYVSDNESWMDARPNGRGTGMMHEWTRFKERNPAARLVCIDLVPNVSVQALDRKDILNIGGFSDTVFDLVAAFAAGADGTDHWISEIEKQPINTRMKIA is encoded by the coding sequence ATGGCCAATCGCACTCTCTTCCAGACCCTCCGTGGAGCCTTCGTTCCCCGCACTGATGCGATCAACGATGCCGCCGCTCCCGCCTACGCCCGCACCCCGCAGGCTACCCTCGCCCAACTGGCCGCGACCGGTTCGCTGAACCGGACCTTCTACGCCAGCGCCGAGACCCAGCTCGACCGCGTGCTGGAGGCCGCGCAACAGGTGGACACCGACTTCCTCGCCCGCACCGCCCTTTATGCCCGCCGCCGCGCGTTCATGAAGGACATGCCAGCCCTGCTCTGCGCCGTGCTCGCCACCCGCGATCTCGACCGGCTCATCGAAATCTTCCCGCAAGTGATCGACAATGGCCGGATGCTCCGGACCTTCGTCCAGATCCTCCGTTCCGGTGTTACCGGGCGGAAGTCGCTCGGCTCCGCGCCGAAGCGCCTCGTCCGCCAGTGGCTCGAGCGCGCCAGCGAGCGCCAGCTCATCGATGCGTCCATCGGCAATGCACCGTCGCTGGCGGACATCGTGAAGATGGTCCACCCGCGCCCGACCGATCCGGCCCGCGAGGCATTCTACGCCTGGTTGATCGGAAAGCCGTGGAATCCGGACGTCCTCCCCGCCGCGCTGCGTGCTTTCGAAGATTGGAAGCGTGACCGCGCCGGTGAGATTCCGGACGTGCCGTTCCAGATGCTTACGGCACAGGACCTCGGCGAAAAGGAATGGGCCGCCATCGCGCGGAAAGCTTCCTGGCAGACCACGCGGATGAACTTGAACACGTTCCTCCGCCACGGCCTCGCCAAGAATCCGGAACTCATCCGCCTGATCGCCAAGCGCCTCGCCGATCCGGATGCGGTCCGCCGCGCCCGTGCCTTCCCCTACCAGTTGCTGGTCGCCTTCATGAACGCCGCGGCGGAAATGCCGCACGCGATCAAGGAGGCTCTCCAGGATGCGATGGAAACCGCGCTCGCCAACGTGCCGGACATCGCCGGCCGGGTGGTTGTCTGCGCGGACGTGTCGGGATCGATGCAGTGCTCCGTCACGGGTTACCAGCGCGGGGCATCCTCGAAGGTCCGCTGTGTGGATGTCGCCGGTCTCATCGCCGCCGCCTTCCTCCGCAAGAACCGGGACGCCCGCGTCCTGCCATTCGAGTGCGATGTCGTGAAGCTGAAGCTCAATCCGCGCGACAGCGTCATGACCAATGCCGCCAAGCTCGCGAAGATCGGCGGCGGTGGAACGAACTGCTCGGCTCCGCTCCAGTTGCTCAATTCGGAGAAGGCCCAGGCGGATCTGGTCATCTATGTCTCGGACAACGAGTCGTGGATGGACGCCCGTCCGAACGGCCGTGGAACCGGGATGATGCACGAGTGGACCCGCTTCAAGGAACGCAATCCAGCCGCGCGTCTCGTCTGCATCGACCTGGTGCCGAACGTCAGCGTGCAGGCCCTGGACCGGAAGGACATCCTCAACATCGGTGGATTCAGCGACACCGTCTTCGATCTCGTCGCCGCCTTTGCGGCGGGCGCGGACGGAACGGACCACTGGATCTCTGAAATCGAAAAGCAACCCATCAACACGCGCATGAAAATCGCATGA
- a CDS encoding DUF6714 family protein, translating into MPLNLSPLFSNDFRLSSLPLLWYRTYVLPKGGTMQVCPVCFWEDLPSERFCFGSLSVEAAQKCFFEKGACEGRYRDAVRAPLSEEARSPVWLSYEDLRAGIIRWIEIHFEDVTRDGGTTLHQMDVLDDYGSPGDLAEAAKLDNERTWQEISDLKLSNFACSMVFLNANGFRFYLPAFMRFTLANWADGASTCENMGVIYALSGGPGGFHHEAFESFSRFQMEAVSAFLWYIANSNDSMAEDAESSLAYGWGKFLPDFVRLFSESFSNSL; encoded by the coding sequence GTGCCGTTGAATTTATCGCCTCTCTTTTCAAATGACTTCCGTCTTTCATCCCTGCCCCTGCTGTGGTACCGTACGTATGTTCTTCCCAAAGGAGGGACGATGCAGGTCTGCCCGGTTTGTTTCTGGGAAGACCTTCCTTCGGAGAGGTTCTGCTTCGGGAGTTTGTCTGTCGAAGCTGCCCAGAAGTGCTTCTTTGAAAAGGGCGCATGCGAAGGACGCTACCGGGATGCCGTCAGAGCGCCCCTGTCTGAAGAGGCGCGCTCTCCGGTCTGGCTCTCCTACGAAGATCTTCGTGCCGGAATCATCAGATGGATTGAAATCCATTTTGAAGATGTCACCCGGGATGGTGGCACCACGCTTCATCAGATGGATGTGCTCGATGATTATGGATCTCCGGGAGATCTCGCGGAAGCGGCCAAACTCGATAACGAGCGTACTTGGCAGGAAATCTCCGATCTCAAGCTCTCCAACTTCGCCTGTTCGATGGTGTTTCTGAATGCCAATGGATTTCGGTTTTATCTGCCAGCCTTCATGCGCTTCACCCTCGCCAACTGGGCGGACGGCGCTTCCACTTGCGAGAACATGGGAGTGATTTATGCGCTGAGCGGAGGACCGGGAGGATTTCATCACGAGGCATTTGAGTCTTTTTCCCGTTTCCAGATGGAGGCTGTGTCCGCTTTCCTTTGGTATATCGCCAATTCCAACGATTCCATGGCGGAAGACGCCGAAAGCAGCCTCGCCTACGGTTGGGGCAAATTCCTGCCGGATTTCGTCCGTCTTTTTTCTGAATCTTTTTCAAACTCTCTTTGA
- a CDS encoding RtcB family protein produces MNVHKTDEALGFIPLPNDSGKPITVVGTDAIRDNFDATCLQQAINSRLAPGVTDVILNPDGHAGYGAPVGCVMVSPTHIYPGPVGVDIKCSMSLLQLDIPEDAIVDKKVRRALINAIIERTPTGAGRGQRTVKKSRRVDQATGVLAVTEGATTRVCEALGIPPEWADRCEDSTHFGHNGTYDALRSRLDFILASGRVRNFASKIEQLGSYGGGNHFGECEITRLSDRPSMLAAADTFGLKDGHVSFLSHCGSRGLGNLLAQGQFKDLEHKFRQWATPFPAGDKQLVYAPLGTPEADAYLDDMAIGANFATVNHLLINALVLEAFQEVLPGAKGELVYFISHNIAREEVVDGKKAWVHRKGATRAIPGGHFSLAGTPFAATGHPILLPGNPRDGSVVMVAKGGAERTAWSVNHGAGRQMGRKHAARTLDQKTVDADFDASDILTNCRQYPIDEAPDAYKNFPEVLRSVEAAGLAETVAKLQARFVIKDSSEADD; encoded by the coding sequence ATGAACGTACACAAAACCGATGAAGCATTGGGCTTCATCCCCCTCCCCAACGATTCCGGGAAGCCGATCACCGTGGTCGGAACCGATGCGATCCGTGACAACTTTGACGCCACCTGTTTGCAGCAGGCGATCAATTCCCGTCTCGCTCCGGGTGTGACGGATGTGATCCTCAATCCAGACGGTCATGCCGGATACGGCGCGCCGGTCGGCTGCGTGATGGTTTCGCCGACCCACATCTATCCGGGCCCGGTGGGCGTGGACATCAAGTGCTCCATGTCGCTGCTCCAGCTTGACATCCCCGAGGACGCGATCGTGGACAAGAAGGTCCGCCGCGCGCTGATCAATGCGATCATCGAGCGGACTCCAACGGGCGCGGGCCGTGGCCAGCGCACGGTGAAGAAGTCGCGGCGTGTCGATCAGGCCACCGGAGTGCTCGCCGTGACGGAGGGCGCGACCACCCGTGTCTGCGAGGCGCTCGGCATCCCGCCGGAGTGGGCGGACCGATGCGAGGACTCCACCCACTTCGGTCACAACGGGACCTACGATGCGCTTCGTAGCCGGCTCGATTTCATCCTCGCCTCCGGGCGGGTGCGGAACTTCGCGTCGAAGATCGAACAGCTCGGATCGTACGGAGGAGGCAACCACTTCGGCGAGTGCGAGATCACGCGCCTGTCGGACCGCCCATCGATGCTCGCCGCCGCGGATACCTTCGGTTTGAAGGACGGCCATGTGTCGTTCCTCAGCCACTGTGGATCGCGCGGACTCGGCAACCTGCTCGCGCAGGGCCAGTTCAAGGATCTGGAGCACAAGTTCCGCCAGTGGGCCACGCCGTTCCCGGCCGGTGACAAGCAGCTCGTGTACGCGCCGCTCGGAACTCCGGAGGCGGATGCTTACCTCGATGACATGGCCATCGGCGCGAATTTCGCCACGGTGAACCACCTGCTCATCAACGCGCTGGTGCTGGAGGCCTTCCAGGAAGTCCTGCCGGGCGCGAAGGGTGAGCTTGTCTACTTCATCTCGCACAACATCGCGCGTGAGGAAGTGGTCGATGGTAAGAAGGCGTGGGTCCACCGCAAGGGCGCGACCCGCGCGATCCCGGGCGGCCACTTCTCGCTGGCTGGAACGCCGTTCGCGGCCACCGGTCATCCGATCCTGCTGCCGGGAAATCCGCGCGATGGCTCGGTGGTGATGGTGGCGAAGGGTGGTGCCGAGCGCACCGCCTGGTCCGTCAACCACGGCGCCGGACGACAGATGGGACGAAAGCACGCGGCACGGACGCTCGACCAGAAGACGGTGGACGCGGACTTTGATGCCTCGGACATCCTCACCAACTGCCGACAGTACCCGATCGACGAAGCCCCGGACGCCTACAAGAACTTCCCGGAAGTGCTGCGAAGCGTCGAGGCCGCCGGGCTCGCCGAAACCGTGGCGAAACTCCAGGCGCGTTTCGTGATCAAGGATTCCTCGGAAGCGGATGACTGA
- the rtcA gene encoding RNA 3'-terminal phosphate cyclase, whose product MSKLIQLDGGEGGGQMLRTALSLAMITGQPFRMTNIRGKRPRPGLMRQHLTCVRAAMEVSDGTADGAETGSTELVFRAGKVRPGSYQFAIGTAGSTGLLFQTLLPALWHADGESALVLEGGTHNPMAPPFEFLDRVFLPALRKLGVDADLTLAQTGFAPAGGGRISATVRPCATLGKLDLHERGEPLDHCFTVVSRRLGDRIPGRVLKAAGDVLDWQQQIVDARENGPGTGICFLVEHRFEHGAELCTSFGEMGVLAEKVGHRAAKAMRDFIGSRAAVGRHLADQLLLPMALAGGGSFTTMKPDDHVHTNIAVIERFLPVKFAIEHGLGSLKRISCG is encoded by the coding sequence ATGAGCAAACTCATCCAACTTGATGGCGGCGAAGGCGGCGGGCAGATGCTCCGCACCGCCCTCTCCTTGGCCATGATCACCGGCCAGCCGTTCCGGATGACGAACATCCGTGGCAAGCGCCCGCGCCCGGGGCTGATGCGCCAGCATTTGACCTGCGTGCGTGCCGCCATGGAGGTCTCGGACGGCACCGCCGATGGAGCGGAGACCGGCTCCACGGAGCTGGTATTCCGTGCGGGGAAAGTACGGCCCGGGTCGTACCAATTCGCCATTGGCACCGCGGGCAGCACCGGCCTGTTGTTCCAGACCCTGCTCCCGGCGCTATGGCATGCGGACGGAGAAAGCGCGCTCGTGCTTGAAGGCGGCACTCACAACCCGATGGCGCCGCCCTTCGAGTTTCTCGACCGGGTGTTCCTGCCGGCGTTGCGGAAGCTGGGCGTGGATGCTGATCTTACTCTCGCCCAGACCGGGTTCGCCCCGGCCGGGGGCGGTCGGATCTCCGCCACCGTGCGGCCCTGCGCCACACTCGGGAAACTGGATCTGCATGAGCGCGGCGAACCGCTGGATCACTGCTTCACCGTCGTGTCCCGCCGTCTCGGTGACCGGATTCCGGGGCGGGTTTTGAAAGCTGCGGGCGATGTGCTCGATTGGCAGCAGCAGATCGTGGACGCCCGCGAAAACGGGCCGGGCACCGGGATCTGCTTCCTGGTCGAGCACCGTTTCGAGCATGGGGCGGAGCTTTGCACCTCGTTCGGCGAGATGGGTGTGCTGGCGGAAAAGGTCGGTCACCGCGCCGCAAAGGCGATGCGTGATTTCATCGGCAGCCGCGCGGCGGTGGGGCGTCATCTCGCCGACCAACTTCTCCTGCCCATGGCACTTGCGGGTGGCGGTTCCTTCACCACGATGAAGCCGGACGATCATGTCCACACCAACATCGCCGTGATCGAGCGCTTCCTGCCCGTGAAGTTTGCCATCGAGCACGGATTGGGCAGTCTGAAGCGGATCTCCTGCGGTTGA
- the tsaB gene encoding tRNA (adenosine(37)-N6)-threonylcarbamoyltransferase complex dimerization subunit type 1 TsaB, with product MPGSHTLVFETSTPTASLLLAGPDGVVAEREFCSDRSHNAVLFGPLGELMAGLVPSDIGLVLVGSGPGSYSGTRVGIAAAQGVALAAGCPVVAVPSILAAPGAANGMTCMVVGDARRGSFWISVMEHSKIVVEPTLIEGAEAFGHELDGILCAVTFETSVRDPFPSGLTIPRQIPTARLLWEAWQRSPESERARWAAESPQPLYLRPPHITESKRPWAGRL from the coding sequence GTGCCCGGTTCCCACACGCTTGTTTTCGAAACCTCCACTCCCACCGCTTCGCTGCTCCTCGCCGGGCCGGACGGGGTGGTGGCCGAGCGGGAATTCTGCAGCGACCGCAGCCACAATGCGGTGCTCTTCGGCCCCCTCGGCGAGCTGATGGCCGGGCTCGTCCCGTCCGACATCGGGCTGGTGCTGGTCGGCAGCGGACCGGGCAGCTACAGCGGCACCCGGGTCGGTATCGCCGCAGCCCAGGGCGTGGCCCTCGCGGCCGGTTGCCCGGTGGTGGCGGTGCCGTCGATCCTCGCCGCGCCGGGGGCGGCAAATGGCATGACCTGCATGGTGGTCGGCGATGCGAGGCGGGGCAGCTTCTGGATTTCCGTGATGGAGCATTCGAAGATCGTTGTTGAGCCCACCCTCATCGAAGGAGCCGAAGCCTTTGGACACGAACTGGATGGCATCCTGTGTGCCGTGACCTTCGAGACCTCCGTCCGCGATCCTTTTCCCTCCGGGCTGACCATCCCCCGCCAGATCCCCACCGCCCGGCTGCTGTGGGAGGCCTGGCAACGCTCGCCGGAAAGCGAGCGCGCCCGCTGGGCTGCGGAGTCCCCCCAGCCGCTCTATCTGCGGCCGCCCCATATCACCGAGTCGAAACGTCCATGGGCCGGGCGGCTCTGA
- a CDS encoding citrate/2-methylcitrate synthase: MTTYAKGLEGVIANESALSNVEGAEGRLSYLGYGIDTLVENCSFEEVTYLLHNGRLPKQDELNALEKRLRSDRELPAGVIDFLKSAPKDASPMDVLRTAVSMLGLYDKRATIGEPNIAKDAEIALSLVAKTPVIVAAYHRFRQGLKLPPVREDLSEAAHFLYLITGEAPSEAATRTLDVAYTLHADHGMNASTFSARVTIATLSDFYSAITSAIGTLKGPLHGGANEGVIHMLQEIGDLDKVDDYVAGKMARKEKIMGIGHRVYKVLDPRAPHLRKLAIQLTEELGEPKWIQMSERIATIMREQKSLNANVDFYSATVYYSLGIPTDLFTPIFAIARTAGWTAQVLEQLRDNRLYRPLTLYTGPVELKEVEPIAER, from the coding sequence ATGACCACCTACGCCAAAGGCCTTGAAGGCGTGATCGCCAACGAATCCGCCCTCAGCAACGTGGAAGGCGCCGAAGGCCGCCTGAGCTACCTTGGCTACGGGATCGATACGCTGGTCGAGAATTGCTCCTTTGAGGAAGTCACCTACCTCCTTCACAATGGCCGTCTGCCGAAACAGGACGAGTTGAACGCCTTGGAGAAGCGCCTGCGTTCCGACCGCGAGCTGCCCGCCGGTGTGATCGATTTCCTGAAGTCGGCGCCGAAGGATGCCTCGCCGATGGATGTGCTCCGCACCGCCGTCTCGATGCTGGGCCTCTACGACAAGCGCGCCACCATCGGTGAGCCGAACATCGCCAAGGATGCCGAAATCGCCCTCTCGCTGGTGGCGAAGACCCCGGTGATCGTGGCTGCCTACCACCGCTTCCGCCAGGGCCTCAAGCTTCCGCCGGTGCGCGAGGACCTCTCCGAGGCCGCCCACTTCCTCTATCTCATCACCGGCGAGGCTCCCTCGGAGGCCGCCACCCGCACGCTGGACGTCGCCTACACGCTTCATGCCGACCACGGTATGAATGCCTCCACGTTCTCCGCCCGCGTCACCATCGCCACCCTTTCCGATTTCTACTCCGCCATCACCTCCGCCATCGGCACGCTCAAGGGGCCGCTCCACGGCGGTGCCAACGAGGGCGTGATCCACATGCTCCAGGAGATCGGTGATCTCGACAAGGTGGACGATTACGTGGCGGGCAAGATGGCCCGGAAGGAAAAGATCATGGGCATCGGCCACCGCGTGTACAAGGTGCTCGATCCCCGAGCCCCTCACCTCCGCAAGTTGGCGATCCAGCTCACCGAGGAGCTCGGCGAGCCGAAGTGGATCCAGATGTCCGAGCGCATCGCCACCATCATGCGTGAGCAGAAGAGCCTCAACGCCAACGTCGATTTCTACTCCGCCACGGTGTACTACTCGCTGGGCATCCCGACGGATCTCTTCACGCCGATCTTCGCCATCGCCCGCACCGCCGGCTGGACCGCGCAGGTGTTGGAGCAACTCCGCGACAACCGCCTCTACCGCCCGCTCACCCTCTACACGGGTCCGGTCGAATTGAAGGAAGTCGAGCCGATCGCGGAGCGCTGA